A stretch of Endozoicomonas sp. SCSIO W0465 DNA encodes these proteins:
- a CDS encoding ATP-binding cassette domain-containing protein: MILDGLVLNNLPPYKRQVGLQFQDHLLFPNMTVGENLAFALPVSYKKSERRERVEQALSDCKLSGFFEQDPSMLSGGQKARISLMRTLLSEPKALLLDEPFSRLDTTLRSSFRRFVLQQVQSRRIPALMVTHDEQDIPDKGLLLKL; this comes from the coding sequence GTGATTTTAGACGGGCTGGTTCTTAACAACCTGCCTCCGTATAAACGACAGGTAGGCTTACAGTTTCAAGATCATTTATTGTTTCCCAATATGACAGTTGGTGAGAATCTGGCCTTTGCGTTACCTGTGAGCTACAAGAAATCTGAGCGCCGGGAAAGGGTAGAGCAAGCGTTGTCGGACTGCAAGCTGTCAGGCTTTTTCGAGCAGGATCCATCCATGTTGTCTGGTGGACAAAAGGCAAGAATCAGCCTGATGCGAACCTTGTTGTCGGAACCAAAAGCCCTGCTGCTGGATGAGCCTTTTTCCCGGTTGGATACAACACTTAGAAGCAGCTTTCGGCGTTTTGTCCTTCAACAGGTACAGAGCCGAAGGATTCCTGCTCTTATGGTAACCCATGATGAGCAGGATATTCCGGATAAAGGCTTATTGCTGAAGCTCTGA